The sequence AAGTTGTTTCAATACCGGTGGAGTATGTTCATACCCTTGAAACCAGATGGAAGGTTTCAACCCGTTACGGGATTCAAATGGAAGATAATATTCAATTTTCTACCCATCAGCGTGATTTTATTCCTTGGGGAATACGAAGAATTGGTGCTCCAAATGTTTGGGGAATCAGCCAAGGGAATCGGGTTAAGGTGGCGGTAATTGATACCGGTATTGATGCTAACCATCCTGATTTAAAGGATCGGGTGAAGGAGAGCGTTTCCTTCGTTTCCGGCTCTGGGGACCAAAACGGCCATGGAACCCATGTGGCTGGAACCATCGGTGCCTCGTTAAATCATTTGGGTATTGCAGGTGCTGCTCCAGAAGTGGAATTATATGCCGTAAAGAGCTTTCAAAGTGATGGTTCCGCTTTTCTCTCAGATATACTTGAGGGGATCGAGTGGTCCATTCAACACAACATGCAGGTGATGAATATGAGCTTTGGGACTCCTGATCCAAGCAATATTTTGGAGTTCGGGGTAGCTGAAGCAAGAAACGCTGGAATTATCTTGGTTGCTTCTGCCGGGAATTCCGGCGGGGATGCGGAGTATCCCGCCAAATATCCAGGAGTCATTGGTATCGGTGCAACGACGAAATCCAATCAAATTGCTTCCTTTAGCAGCAGAGGAGAAGGTGTGAATTTTTACGCCCCCGGTGTGTCGATCTTGTCGACATGGTTGGATGGTACCTATCGGAATTTAAGTGGAACTTCCATGTCTTGTGCCCATGTTACGGGTGCCGTTGCTCTTCTTAAAGGATATAATTCTTCCTATACACTATCGCAGATCCTGAACTTGTTGGAAAAAGGGAGCAGTCCGCTAAAAGGTGGCGGGTTCCTTGTCGATTTAACCCGTTTGAAATCTGGATGAATTTGAAAAATGGGTAGAATCGGATTTCCGGTTCCAGAGGAAACGCTCCTTACTTTTTCCGTTTTTTTGGTGTATACCGGGCATTTTGAGTACAAATTAACGATTCTCATCAGCTACCTTGGAACCATCTCTGCGGGGACTACCGCTTATTTTGCTGGAATTTCAAAACTTTCCTATCCCCGATTTGCAGCTTATGCCTATTTAGGTGGATTGGTTTGGTTTATTTACTTTTGTAACCCTTGGAAAAATCCTGGGGGAGAATCTTCAGTTTTTATCAGTTAAGAAAAAAAGGATCATCCCGTTAAGGTCTACATGAAATTTGTAGGCTTCTTGCTTTATATAGAATATAGACGGAACTGAAGAATTTATTAAGGACAGCCTTAAAAGAAAAACAAAAGAATTTTTGGCTGGAAATTGATAGGGGTCTTTTCTGTGAGAAAATTTATAATTATTATATTATCAGCGGTTGCGTTTGCTATTATTTACTTTGAATTGCCTTCCTCAGTTCCTTATGAGGCAAAAATGACCATCGCCATTACCACAGGTGCCATTATCCTATGGGTATTTGAGCCTATCCCTTTTTCTTTGACGGCGATATTGGTTCTATTTCTTCTTCCTGTTACGGGTTCGGTTTCTTTTGAAACGGCACTCTCGGGATTTGCTTCGCCAGCCATATTCTTAATTGTAGCTGGAATGATGTTAGCCAAAGGGGTAGAATCTACTTCCCTGGGGGAAAGACTTGCCTATTTTCTTCTCTATCATTTAGGGCACAAAAAAGGTGGGGTATTGGCAGGGATTATTTTGGTCCCGCAGTTGATGGCATTTTTTATCCCTGCCGCTGCTGTCCGGACGACGATGGTTCTTCCCATTACTTTTTCTATTGTTTCTATCCTTGGTTTAACCCGAGAAAATCCCATGACTAAACAATTGATGCTGGGACTTACATACGGAGCAACGATAAGTGGAACCGCTATTATCCCGGCTGCCATTGGAAATGTAATCACCGTGGAGTTGATCAATTATTATTTAGGGAAACAGGTCACTTATTTGGATTGGCTGATTATTGGATTTCCATTGTGGTTATTTATGATTCCCATTACTTGGTATGTATTATACAAATCGTTTCCTGTAGAATCTGACTCTTTTCCAGATATGAGAGAAAAAATCGGAGATTTGATTAAGGAGATGGGTCCATTAAACAAGAATGAAATGAAGGCCATCTTCATATTGGTTTTTGTCTTTTTATTATGGACCATGGAATCCATTCACGGTTGGCCTCCTGCGATCCCTGCTCTGATGGGAGCCGTGTTAATGGGACTTCCCAAAATTGGCATTGTCAATTGGAATGAGATGTTGGAAGTGAAATTTGGCACACTTCTGTTATTGGCGATTACCCTGTCATTGGGGAAAGCCCTCTATGAAACGGGTGCGGTTGATAGTATCTCCAATTGGGTAAAAACTGATGTTACATTATTTTTATTTTCTTCTCCAGCAATCTCAGTCCTGACAGTGTCGGTATTCACCCAGTTCCTGCACAAGGTCACATCCAATGTTTCAACCGCTGTGTTGACGGTTGTACCGATAGTTCTGGCCATTGGTGCTCAAGTCGGTGCACCTGTAATGTTATTGGGTGTTGTAGCAGGGATTACTTCCTTGTTCGGCTTCTTATTTGTTGTGGAAACCATCCCTGGAGTGATTGTTTGCGGGACCGGTTTTTTATCACAAAAGGATTTTTTCAAGCCAGGGGTTTGGTTAACCCTTGCAAGTATTATCGTGACCTATCTTTTAGCCATTACTTGGTGGAATTGGCTTGGTTATGTATAATAGATTTGAATAGGAATCAATTGGATAGACTGATGCCCAAAAAAGGAGTGAAGTTTGATGTTGTCTGAATTAAAACCACCCTCTCGAATATTGATGGGACCGGGACCTAGTGATGTTCATCCACATGTACTAAAGGCTATGGCTACTCCTTTGGTAGGTCATTTAGATCCTTCATTTTTGGAGATCATGAATGAAACTATGCAGTTGATGAGGATTGTTTTTGAAACGGAAAATCGATTGACCGTCGCTATGTCAGGGACGGGAAGTGCTGGAATGGAAACGGTTTTTGTAAACCTGGTGGAGCCAGGAGATAAAGTAATGATTGGCGTGAATGGATTGTTTGGAACCCGTATGGTGGATGTTGCAGAGCGTTGTGGAGCGGAAGTGGTCCAGGTAAAAGGGGAATGGGGGGATATCATATATCCTGAACAGATCGAGGAGGCCCTAAAAGCTCATCCCGATACAGTCATTGTAGCAGTCGTCCATGCAGAAACATCCACTGGAGTTCTGCAACCATTACAGGAGATTGCGGATATTGTCCATCAATATGGGGCATTACTGCTGGTTGATGCGGTAACTTCATTGGGTGGAATTCATGTTTCCATAGATAAAGTGGGAATCGATGCCTGTTACAGCGGAACACAAAAGTGTATCAGTGCGCCTCCTGGATTGTCTCCTGTTACATTCAATGAACGTGCCCTTGAAAAAATGGCAAGGAGAAAAAGCAAGGTACAAAGTTGGTATTTAGATCTTTCTATGATCCAAAATTATTGGGGCAAAGAACGGTTTTATCATCATACGGCTCCAATTTCTATGGTATATGCTTTAAGGGAAGCTCTAAGAATCATTGTTAACGATGGATTGGAAGAAACCATCGAACGCCATTGGAGATATGGAAAAATCCTGCAAAATGGAATAGAGGCCATGGGGTTAAAACTTCACGTAGAGGAAGGAAAGAGACTGCCTGAACTGACATCCATCGTGATTCCTGAAGGCGTAGATGATTTGGCTGTCCGTAAAAATTTGTTGAATCAATATGGCATTGAAATCGGCGGAGGATTGGGAGAGTTAAAAGGAAAGATTTGGAGAGTAGGATTGATGGGATATTCCTGTCAGCTCCGCAATGTGGTTTTATTCTTGTCTGCCTTTGAAGAGGTTCTTCGCGAACAAGGATACAAGGCTCCCAAGGGCGTGATTGAATCCGTGGTTCGGCCCGATAATCTTATGTTTACAAACTGACTCCTGCATCATACTGCCCATACTTTTTGAGGGATTGAAAAAAGGTGACCATTAGGTCACCTTTTTGCTGCGTCAAGGTGCTTCAATATTCTTTATATACCGAAAATATATAACCTTCTTCCTTCCATGATCAATGGTTCCGTCCTTTACTTCAAAAATCATGGCATCCCGAATAATGGATTGGATCACACCACTATCTGAAGTGAGTTCATCATCTCCATTAATGTATGAAATTCGAAGCAATCCTTTGTGTCCAATTAATTTTTCAATCGTTTCTTTCGTGTACATGGGGAACTCTCCTTTATCTGTTTTATACGGATTATTTCCCTTGGTCGTTAAAATGTTTTTCCATTAATTTCCTTTCTTTCTTTTTTCGGTATAATCCTAAAAGAATGTATACCAGAAAAAAGCTAAAAATAGCCACAATGAATCCGTTGATGGCACTTCCTAAGATAAGGGCAACTCCCTTTTCCTTAAGCAGAGCTAATCCTGAAACTTCGGTCATCTCTTTGGTGACCTTATCTCCAATTAATATCATTCCTGTATTTAAGTTAAAGTATAGAAAGAGAGGAATAATAAATTTTCCGATGATAAATCCGATAATGGATGCCGGCAGATTCCCTTTGAACAATCGAACCAATGGATACAATAGAATAACGGCAACACCCAAGGTAGGCAAGGTAATAAACTCAATGAAGATGCCGATGGCAAATCCTCGCGCAACAATGGCTGGAGCCCCTTTCGTACGCAATAATTTGAGATATTGTAAGCGTAAACTTCTTAGAATTTTTTTTAGCATGTAATAGCTCCTATGATTTTCTCATATTGTACCGTTTCTTTTTTAATTATAGCGAAGTCTTGTCCAATTGTATAATATTCTTTCCTTTTTTTCGGGAAAGAAAAATTTTCACAGACGAAATTCATTTCTATAGAAGTGGAACTGGATTCCAAAAAATTCTATTGACTAATTTATAACGGTTATGATAAATTATGTCTTGTGCTATCAGCGGCATCATCATTGTGGCGGCGTAGCTCAGCTGGCTAGAGCGTACGGTTCATACCCGTGAGGTCGGGGGTTCGATTCCCTCCGCCGCTACCATGGTTCCATCAAGAATTTCTTTTTCTTGACTTTTTTTACATGATGGATAAAATGATATTACACACCTATACATGCGGACGTGGCGGAATCGGCAGACGCGCTAGATTCAGGTTCTAGTGGTGGCAACACCGTGGGGGTTCAAGTCCCTTCGTCCGCACCAATCTGCGGAAGTGGCTCAGGGGTAGAGCATCGCCTTGCCAAGGCGAGGGTCGCGGGTTCGAATCCCGTCTTCCGCTCCATCATTGAATAAACATCCCCGGAATTAAGTCAAGGGGATTCGAAACCAGCCTGGAACAGGCGGAGGGGACGTCGAAGTCGGGCGCGAAGCGAGCGTATCCCGTCTTCCGCTCCATCATTGAATAAATAGGATAATATATTTAATACTGAAATCGGCTATGTGGCCGATTTTTTCTATTTAAGCCTCCTACATCATTCAGTCAGTGACAAATGAATCATTTGAAATTGAAGGGGATCAAATGATATAATGATTTCTAACTGTCTGAATAGAGGAGGAAAAGAAATGAATCAGCTATTGCAGGGGAAAAATTTTTTGATCATGGGAGTGGCGAATAAAAGAAGTATTGCATGGGGGATTGCTCAATCTTTGAGTAAGGCAGGAGCCACCTTAGCTTTTACATATCAGGGGGAACGTCTTGAACAAAATGTAAGGGAATTGGCGGAGACCTTGCCTCAAGAGGAAGTAATACTTATTCCATGTGATGTTACCAAAGATGAGGATATTCAGAATGCCTTTTCAACCCTTCGCGAAAAAGTAGGTGTACTTCATGGGATTGCCCATTGTATTGCTTTTGCCAAGACTGAAGAATTGGAGGGAGAATTTTTACAAACCTCCAGAGATGGTTATGCCTTGGCACAGGATATTAGTGCCTATTCTCTGGTTGCCGTTGCCAGAGAAGCCAAGCCGCTCATGACTGAGGGAGGCAGCATTGTCACACTCACCTATTTGGGTGGAGAACGTGTCGTCCCCAATTACAATGTAATGGGAGTGGCCAAGGCTGCCTTAGATATGAACGTCAAGTATTTGGCAAATGATCTGGGGCCCCACAATATTCGTGTCAACGCTATTTCCGCCGGCCCGATAAGGACCTTGGCGGCGAAGGGAGTACGCAACTTTAACAGTATTCTAAAAGTCATTGAGGAAAAAGCACCCCTTCGCAGAACGGTTGATCAAAGTGAAGTTGGGGATACCGCTCTTTTCTTGTTTAGCCATCTATCCAGGGGAATTACTGGTGAAATTATTCATGTTGATGCCGGTTACAATATTCTTGGCAATTAAGATTGACAGATCAAATAACCACAATGGTGGTTTGCTTCTTGCTTCAATTGTCTAAATAAGTAGCGATTTCGGCAATTTTATGCTCTGCTGCTTCTCTAATAGAGTGGGGTATATGGAAATGAGAAATACGCTTTTTTACATGACCCTTTGATTCTATACTGGGTTGACCAATTTTTACCGGTTGCTTTTCTAAGGATTCAATGGAGAGGCTGGAGGAAATAACCTTAGTGGGTATTCGCAATTGGTAGGTAATATTTGTTGATACATCGGTGATTTTTAGTGAATATGTGGGAGACATGCTCTCTCCATTTTTTTTAAACCCTCTTTCTGATAATGTGCGATCTACCACTGAAAACGGTTTTGTCTTTCCGGCAAGTAAAGAACGGCCAATTTGCATAAAATAAATCAATCCTCCCTTTTCATATTCAGATTACATATTTACACTTTATGTTTTACTAGGCATGGTTTATAACTTTTATACCTAATTCACTTTCGCTATCATTTTGCGATCTATAGAGATGAACGAAGGGATTATGATGGGGGTGTTTTTATGTGGGCTGATTTACACACGCATACGACTGCTTCTGATGGAAAATGCTCTCCTTCAGATAATATTATTCGGGCAAAGAAGAAGGGATTACAGGCAATTGCCATTACTGACCATGACACAGTTGCCGGTTTGGACGAAGCGATGAAAGCGGGAACAGAAATGGATATTGTGGTTGTTCCGGGAATAGAAATCAGTTCAATTTTCAAAGGACAAGATATCCATGTGTTGGGGTATTATGTGGACAAAGATGATCCGTGTTTTTTAAATAAGCTTAAAGAATTAAGGAAAACCAGAGATAAAAGAAACGAGATGATGGTGAAGAAATTAAATGAGTTGGGCCTTTCTATTGGAATGGATGAGGTATACGCTAGAAAAAAAGATAACGAAGGAAATATCGGGCGGCCTCATATAGCGGAAGTATTAATGGAAAAAGGAATTGTATCTTCTATGGAAGAGGCCTTTCGTCAATATTTGGGAAAAGAGGGAAGGGCATATGTGAATCCTCCCAGGATATCCCCTTTTGAAGCCATTGACTTGATCAAAGAGGCAAGGGGTGTTCCTGTGGTTGCCCATCCCGGTTTATATGATGATGATTTGTTAATTGAAGAGATGATTCAGTATGGTCTAAAGGGTATAGAAGTGTTTCATCCCGATCATAGCGATGACGCAGTAAATCGCTATTCTAAATTAGCGTCTACATATGGGTTGATAATGACCGGTGGTTCAGATTTCCATGGAGAAAGAAATGGTGAAATTTTCCACGGTGACATCGGTTTAAAATATGTGAATATTGAGATTGTCAATCAATTAAAACAATTAGCGGAAAATGCTTAACTATAGATCCTTTACCATGGTGACATGGGGAATATTGGCTTCATAAAACAGTTCGCTAATTTGAGAGTATCCCAATTTTTTATAGAAGGGTTCTGCGTGAAGTTGAGCGTTTAATTTTGCCTTTGTGTATCCAGCCTCTTTTGCCGCTTTCTCCAAGAATAACATCAGTTCTCTGCCCAAACCAGTTCCCCTTAATTCAGGAAGTACGGCAACCCTTTCGATTTTAGCCGTTGTTTCATCATAGGATCTAAATCGGGCAGTTGCAACGGGCTGCAACTGTTCATTGTAGACAATAAAATGGGTGGAAATTTCTTCGTATTGATCAATTTCAATCTCTTCAGGTACGTTTTGTTCCTCGATAAACACCTTTTTCCTCACCTTAAGGGCGTCTTGCCAATCTTCTTTGTTTTGGGCGATTTTAAATGTTAATTGATCTGTCGTTCTCATTCCACTTCTCCTAATAAAAAAGTTTGATATACACTCCAGGTCTCATTTTCTAACTGATAGACCAAATGAATTCTGTCCACATAAGTTTCCAGGTTGAATTTGTTCATTCGTAATCTGCCATATACATCGAGAAGTTCAGAGGTTGACATGTCTTGACCAATGGTTAGATGAGGAATAAAACGATATGAAGTTGGTATGGGAATTTTTATTTCGTTTCTAAGAGATTGATGAAGCTTAATGATCTCAGTCTCTTCTTTTATTGCAAAATAAATGACTGGATTTGTAGGGTGAAAGGTGCTGACCTTATGAAACTGAAGTATAAATGGCTTTGTATTTTCTGTTATTTTTTTTATTGATGGGGTTAATTCCTTTATTTGAGGGTCATCCGCCTCAAAAGCCTCAATTAATGTTAGATGAGGGGGAATTAATGCATAATGGCTGTCATATCTTTTGCGATATGAGTTGGCCGTATCTTGTACGTTCTTATTAGGGAAAATCACAATTCCGTATTTCAAACCAATCCCTCCAATACGATTCTTAGCTAAATTTTAGCAAATCTCATACCATTTGCATACTGCCGAAAGTTTATCATTCAGACACATTTTACGATAAATATGATATGATGTTAGTATACCGTAAATGGCGAGGGGGACTCAAATCATGATGAGACAAGTTCACAGCAAAGAAGTAAAAGAAGCTTGTTTAAAGCGTTTAAAAGATAGAGGGGTTACCGTTGAAGATATTGCCGAAGTGGTATATCTGATGCAGGCACCATACAACGTAGATCTAAAGATGGAATCCTGCGTAGAAAGTGTTGAAGCGGTTTTGGAAAAGAGAGAATTGCAGCATGCCATTCTTGTTGGAGTAGAATTGGATGTCCTTGCTGAAAAGGGGATGTTATCTGAACCACTTCAGTCTTTAGTAGAAAGTGATGAGGGATTATTTGGCTGTGATGAAACGTTAGCACTGGGTTCCGTATTTGGCTATGGAAGTATTGCGGTAACCACGTTCGGTCACCTTGATAAACAAAAGATTGGAGTTATTAAACGTCTCGATACGAAGAGTGGAAAAGGAGTTCATACTTTTTTAGATGATTTGGTCGCCAGTATTGCAGCCTCAGCATCCAGTCGCTTAGCCCATCGTCTTAGGGATGAACAGGAACAGGAATTGGAACAGAGAAAGCAACGGATAGAAATGGTTGATGAAAAAAACAAGAACGTAGGATAGTCTAAGTATTCATTAATCCGATGGCTAATCGCCACTATGACTTCTACTTCTAAGGTGGGAGATAAGTGGTGATTAGCCTCTAGTTAATTTTAACTTGTGCCGTAGAACGATTGAGGTATAATCATGAGAAAAAAGCTATGTATCATTCACGAGTGAATTTTTGACGAATAAAATAATTGGAATCAGAAACTTGCGATTAGGGGGTTGATTTCTTTCGTGAAATGGTGTATATTTAGTCTTGTCGCTGAAAAAAACATTTATTTCAGCATGTAATGACGCGGGGTGGAGCAGTCCGGTAGCTCGTCGGGCTCATAACCCGAAGGTCGCAGGTTCAAATCCTGCCCCCGCAACCAAAGTGGAGCTGTGGTGTAGTTGGCCTAACATGCCTGCCTGTCACGCAGGAGATCGCGGGTTCGAATCCCGTCAGCTCCGCCATATATGAAATTCTTCGTAGCCCTTTAATCAAAGGGATTCGAAACCAGCCTCGTAAGAGGCGTAGGGGGCGTCGAAGTCGGGAACGAAGTGAGCGTATCCCGTCAGCTCCGCCATATATGAAATTCTTCAACTTTTAACACTGTTTTGTATGTTCTGTGGGCCTTTAGCTCAGTTGGTCAGAGCGGTCGGCTCATAACCGATTGGTCACAGGTTCGAGTCCTGTAGGGCCCACCATTTCTATTAATAGATGTGACTCGGTAGCTCAGCCGGGAGAGCACCATCTTGACAGGGTGGGGGTCGCTGGTTCGAACCCAGTCCGAGTCACCATACATAAGAGATTGAAACCCTTGATAATCAAGGGTTTTTTGTTACGTTTATGTGAGAATGTGTTGACCCTCTTTCACTGCCAATTATTAGGGTATCATCTCTTACCTCAAATTTCAGTTCGCTTCCTTATTTTATCGAAATCGCTTCTCATAAGGCTTCGGCAGCCAAATTACCAAACTGTTACCCCATTTTTTGCACTCGCATTTCTCCCACTCCTCCATTTGTTTATAAATGGATAATTTTAGTGAGTAGCGGAGAACCTTCAAGGTCGACTTCCCCATGCTGGATATGCTGTTTTAACAGAAGTTAGTTTATGGGATCGTAGGAGTACTCACCCTCTGATGGCTGCTAACGCAAGCAAAATCCAGCCAAGTAAAAAGGCTACTCCCCCGAAGGGAGTAATTGCTCCTAGGACCTTAATCCCGCTTATACTTAAAGCATACAAACTTCCTGAAAATAAAAGAATTCCGATTTGAAACAACCATCCTGACCAATTCATGAGTGATATGGCCCCCAATCTGTCAGATAAAATGGCAATAAAGATCAGGGCAATCGCATGAATCATTTGATATTGAACGCCTGTTTGATAAATAGCCAGCAAATCGGGAGAAATTTTCCCTTTCAGGCCATGGGCTCCAAAAGCTCCTAATGCCACAGACAAAAACATATTTAAGCTGCCGAGAATGACGAATAGCTTTAACATCAGCGTCTCCTAACCTTTAGAAAATTTTTCATTGTTACAATGATACAAATACTATACCCTTTTCCAAATTCGTACACAAGTGATTCCTCATCTGACAGTATCGATCCTTATTTGGAAAAATCGCCTAGTCCTACAATTTATCAATCTAAGTTTTCCAACTTTTTTTCTGCAGATGAAGGGTAAAAGTGACAAATCACTAACACTCTTAGCTGTAAAGCAAAAAAGTTTCTTTACATGATAATGATTATCATTATAATTAGTAGTTGAGAACAATCTCTTATTGTAACGTAAGGGGGATACATATCATGAAAAAACAATTTCTCTTCTTGGGAGCCATCTTTTTAGTAGCATTGTTGGTTTTGGCGGGATGCTCCGGCACAGAAGGTGTGCAAACCACTGAATCGTCTTCTCAAGCTAACAAATCTACTAGCAACAATGAACAAGCGGAAGATAAAGGTGTAGTTAATCTGTATACTAGCAGACACTACGATACCGATGCGGAACTTTATAAAATTTTTACAGAGCAAACTGGTATCAAAGTTAATGTAGTTCAAGGAAAAGGCGATGAGTTGATGGAGCGCCTTGACCGTGAAGGAGCAAACACTGAAGCTGACGTATTTATGACGGCGGATGCAGGTAATTTGTATCGTCTGAAAGAAAGAGGATTATTGCAAGCTGTAGAGAGCAAAACATTGGCTGAAAATATACCAGAACAATTGCGTGATGTGGATAATCAGTGGTTTGGCTTAACCAAAAGAGCACGTGTTATCGCCTATGCCAAAGACCGTGTGAGCCCTTCCGAGCTGTCCACTTATGAGAATTTGACTGATCCGAAATGGAAGGGGAGGATCCTGGTCCGTTCTTCCAGTAATATTTACAACCAATCGTTGCTGGCTTCATTCATCGAGTTAAACGGTGAGGAAAAAGCGAAAGAATGGGCGAAAGGAATCGTTGCCAATATGGCAAGGAATCCTAAAGGTGGCGATACTGACCAGATCAAGGCCCTCGTGGCTGGCGAAGGAGATATTGCTATCGTCAATACCTATTATTATGCCAGATTATTAAATTCGTCCAATCCCGAAGATGTAAAGATCGCAGAAAAAGTAGGTGTTTTCTTCCCGAACCAGCAGACCAATGGGACCCACATTAATATAAGCGGTGTCGGAGTAACAAGGTATGCGAAAAACAAAGAAAACGCGGTGAAGTTCATTGAATTTTTATCCAGCGTGCAGGCACAGGGACAATTTGCGGAAGGTAATAATGAGTATCCGGTAAATCCAGCGGTACCTCCTTCCGATCTGTTAAAGTCGTGGGGAGACTTTAAAGCGCAGGATATTAATTTGACCATACTTGGTGTGAACAATGCCCAGGCGATTAAAATATTTAATGAAGTAGGTTGGAAGTAACAAGGGCCTCTTTAAGAAAGTGACTTACCGTATCACTGGAAGGTGATACGGTTACATTACTTTTCATTCGGGATTACAAGTTGATAAATTATTTAAGGTCGTGTGAAAGATGAGGCTGATACAACAATTAAAATTACAGCTCAATATATGGGCTATTCTTAGTTTTCTAATTATATTAATCATTCTGCTGCCTAATTTAATGATAGGTTTGCAGGTATTCTCTGAACCGAATGAGAATTGGCAGCACATTAAAGATTACTTGTTAAAGGACTACGTTTATAATACCCTTGTTCTAATCCTCTTTACAGGAATTGCGGCTTCTGTGATTGGAACCAGTCTGGCATGGGTTATCTCGGTTTACAAGTTCCCTTTACGTAATTTCCTGAAATGGGGTTTAATTCTGCCTCTAGCCATCCCCCCGTATATCGGTGCTTATACTTACCAAGGCATGTTAAGCTATACAGGTATTATCCAGTCTACATTGCGAAACTCGTTTGACATACAGTTGGATCAGAAATATTTCGATATCATGACCATGCAAGGAACAGTATTTATATTTACCATATTCCTCTTCCCATATGTGTATTCGATAACGAAAAGCTTTTTGTCCAATCAATCTGCATCGTTTTTGGAGAACGCTCGTTTACTGGGAGGTAGTCCCCTCGGAATTTTCTTCCGGGTTGTATTGCCTATTTCAAGGGCAGCCATTGTTGCTGGCGCAAGCTTGGTGATATTGGAAGTTTTAAACGATTATGGTGTTGTAAAATATTACGGGATTCAGACATTAAGTACTGCTATTTTTCAGACCTGGTTTGGGATGGGAGATCTTGATTCCGCATTTAAGCTCGCTGGTACGTTGATGTCCATCGTTATGATCATTTTGGTCCTGGAAAAGATTCTGCGTGGGCGTAAGCGATACAGTTACTCCACATCAAAGATCAGGCCTATCCAACCTCAACCGGTAAAAGGTGTTGCTGCCTGGCTGGTTTTTGCTTATTGCTTCGGCATTTTCAGTATTGCATTCCTGATTCCCTTTATACAATTAACGTTTTGGATGTTTATGACGTTTGAAAAGATCATTAGCCCAGAGTTCACCACTTTAATTATGAACTCGATTTTTGTATCAACGACAGCTGCCTCTGTGATTGTCTTGATTGCATTGATAGTTGCCAATTATACCAGACTGCAGGGGGGATTCATTGCAAAGCTGTTCTCCAAAATCACTGTGCTTGGTTACTCTATCCCCGGTGCT is a genomic window of Microaerobacter geothermalis containing:
- a CDS encoding ABC transporter permease yields the protein MRLIQQLKLQLNIWAILSFLIILIILLPNLMIGLQVFSEPNENWQHIKDYLLKDYVYNTLVLILFTGIAASVIGTSLAWVISVYKFPLRNFLKWGLILPLAIPPYIGAYTYQGMLSYTGIIQSTLRNSFDIQLDQKYFDIMTMQGTVFIFTIFLFPYVYSITKSFLSNQSASFLENARLLGGSPLGIFFRVVLPISRAAIVAGASLVILEVLNDYGVVKYYGIQTLSTAIFQTWFGMGDLDSAFKLAGTLMSIVMIILVLEKILRGRKRYSYSTSKIRPIQPQPVKGVAAWLVFAYCFGIFSIAFLIPFIQLTFWMFMTFEKIISPEFTTLIMNSIFVSTTAASVIVLIALIVANYTRLQGGFIAKLFSKITVLGYSIPGAVIAIAIITLFLTIDRIIFSISASFNLTPVFVLSTSLLMLVSAYIIRFLALGYNSVEAGFEKIGNRFTEASRTLGVPITETFFKVDLPMMKGAIFSGFILVFVDILKELPLTLILQPFNFSTLATKAFQYANDEMVNEAALASMLIILISGACIFSFHKILDKEHD
- a CDS encoding Fe(3+) ABC transporter substrate-binding protein, which encodes MKKQFLFLGAIFLVALLVLAGCSGTEGVQTTESSSQANKSTSNNEQAEDKGVVNLYTSRHYDTDAELYKIFTEQTGIKVNVVQGKGDELMERLDREGANTEADVFMTADAGNLYRLKERGLLQAVESKTLAENIPEQLRDVDNQWFGLTKRARVIAYAKDRVSPSELSTYENLTDPKWKGRILVRSSSNIYNQSLLASFIELNGEEKAKEWAKGIVANMARNPKGGDTDQIKALVAGEGDIAIVNTYYYARLLNSSNPEDVKIAEKVGVFFPNQQTNGTHINISGVGVTRYAKNKENAVKFIEFLSSVQAQGQFAEGNNEYPVNPAVPPSDLLKSWGDFKAQDINLTILGVNNAQAIKIFNEVGWK
- a CDS encoding 2'-5' RNA ligase family protein, producing the protein MKYGIVIFPNKNVQDTANSYRKRYDSHYALIPPHLTLIEAFEADDPQIKELTPSIKKITENTKPFILQFHKVSTFHPTNPVIYFAIKEETEIIKLHQSLRNEIKIPIPTSYRFIPHLTIGQDMSTSELLDVYGRLRMNKFNLETYVDRIHLVYQLENETWSVYQTFLLGEVE
- a CDS encoding DUF423 domain-containing protein, with the translated sequence MLKLFVILGSLNMFLSVALGAFGAHGLKGKISPDLLAIYQTGVQYQMIHAIALIFIAILSDRLGAISLMNWSGWLFQIGILLFSGSLYALSISGIKVLGAITPFGGVAFLLGWILLALAAIRG
- a CDS encoding phosphatidylglycerophosphatase A family protein, translated to MMRQVHSKEVKEACLKRLKDRGVTVEDIAEVVYLMQAPYNVDLKMESCVESVEAVLEKRELQHAILVGVELDVLAEKGMLSEPLQSLVESDEGLFGCDETLALGSVFGYGSIAVTTFGHLDKQKIGVIKRLDTKSGKGVHTFLDDLVASIAASASSRLAHRLRDEQEQELEQRKQRIEMVDEKNKNVG